One part of the Oligoflexus sp. genome encodes these proteins:
- a CDS encoding AarF/ABC1/UbiB kinase family protein yields the protein MKKISGDFIRSVEQKTENSCAAFSGTRVDLLQTLLGNLALHPIDTPTAALEAFFTVLKIMDLDISLQALKERDKQQLRETAERCLLFCQIQPVSSQNSWLYSKLHLKFAEHKLQGGAHWESFVHSMIADHMGRDGRDCVELSPLLRGTQSWRLGHIRVAQVTLAVYDHDVPEDREEHWQAMRLLLRLQRLSGDAEQLEARLHLLQNIFRQDADKALALEYEEAVTHMRQTGDPKNLMLCLKRNKNKLDPLDMFLGQLWLFASKQREPWKDLTGSVRQKAKEKTEALYLLESQASRLVQFMEQLYNSDLAMLHKIERIGRHLKDLHELADPELSLVFLAAVIRWLYRGRQNQFATVLTDEYRALSLRYSDGQTEDGLGLINEIVNVLPVVSSRNDEQDDHQLYVGRTPRILKITRLMARSAYISSKMRGPAQEHVPEEFLHELEKAMGELKGPIMKFGQRLAFNGRLTPTHREIMQKILSTAPALPFAVMQERLEKDLGKSIDDVFAEFNTTPIAVASIGEVFRARLHDGRDVAVKVKYPGIEKIVRTDMFLMKLLTPFYRNYLDGDELARVLKEVEQRFYRECDYVREARQQMEIRQLFAHEPGFIIPAVIPEYSTENVLMTEYVDGPRMDQFIREASQEERNAMAARFFKFSVLGPMKYGVMHIDPHLGNFLVQGDKLVILDFGAVYHLPQNLLEGYRRFEHFRAGGNIPSLYEQMVELRHIDPKAVSLERFKERIGPILINPVADDSVRPYVMPGQMTLQTYLQEYGKEKVLAVDDTTFFPVIVWSYLPDIFTCFGAELNWHQEMKTILGEI from the coding sequence ATGAAAAAGATCAGCGGTGATTTTATCCGTTCGGTGGAACAGAAGACGGAAAATAGCTGCGCAGCCTTCTCGGGCACGCGCGTCGACCTTCTGCAGACACTGCTGGGAAACCTTGCCCTTCATCCAATCGATACTCCCACCGCGGCCCTGGAAGCCTTTTTCACGGTCCTGAAAATCATGGACCTCGATATCAGCCTGCAGGCCCTGAAAGAAAGGGACAAGCAGCAGCTGAGGGAAACGGCGGAGCGCTGCCTTCTTTTCTGTCAAATTCAACCCGTCTCCTCGCAGAACAGCTGGCTCTATTCCAAACTCCACCTGAAATTCGCCGAGCATAAACTCCAGGGCGGGGCCCACTGGGAAAGTTTCGTGCACAGCATGATCGCTGATCACATGGGGCGGGATGGTCGCGACTGTGTGGAGCTCTCACCGCTTTTGCGAGGCACTCAATCCTGGCGTCTTGGTCATATCCGGGTCGCGCAGGTGACCCTTGCCGTCTACGATCACGATGTGCCCGAGGATCGCGAGGAGCATTGGCAGGCGATGCGTCTTCTCCTGCGCCTTCAGCGTTTGAGCGGGGACGCGGAGCAGCTCGAAGCCCGTCTTCACCTTCTGCAGAATATCTTCCGCCAGGACGCAGATAAGGCTCTGGCCTTGGAGTACGAGGAAGCTGTCACGCACATGCGTCAGACCGGAGATCCGAAAAACCTGATGCTCTGCCTGAAGCGGAACAAGAATAAGCTCGATCCTCTGGATATGTTCCTGGGTCAGCTCTGGCTCTTCGCCTCGAAGCAGCGTGAGCCCTGGAAGGATTTAACCGGTTCAGTTCGGCAAAAGGCCAAGGAAAAAACCGAAGCGCTCTATCTTTTGGAGAGCCAGGCCAGTCGACTCGTTCAATTCATGGAGCAGCTCTATAACTCCGATCTGGCCATGCTGCATAAGATCGAAAGGATCGGGCGGCATCTGAAGGATCTTCATGAGCTGGCCGATCCGGAACTCTCACTCGTCTTCCTGGCCGCCGTGATCCGCTGGCTCTACCGCGGTCGCCAGAATCAGTTCGCGACTGTCCTGACCGATGAATACCGTGCGCTGTCGCTCCGTTACTCCGATGGCCAGACCGAAGATGGACTCGGCCTGATCAATGAGATCGTGAACGTTCTGCCGGTCGTGTCCAGCCGCAATGATGAGCAGGATGATCATCAGCTTTATGTCGGCCGCACCCCGCGTATTCTGAAAATCACCCGGCTCATGGCGCGCTCGGCGTATATTTCCTCGAAAATGCGAGGCCCGGCCCAGGAGCATGTGCCCGAGGAATTCTTGCATGAGCTGGAAAAGGCCATGGGGGAACTCAAAGGTCCCATCATGAAATTCGGGCAAAGGCTGGCCTTCAATGGTCGCCTGACGCCGACTCACCGCGAAATCATGCAGAAGATACTGTCCACCGCTCCTGCCCTGCCCTTTGCCGTGATGCAGGAACGCCTGGAAAAAGATCTGGGCAAAAGCATCGACGACGTCTTTGCTGAATTCAATACGACCCCCATAGCCGTCGCCAGTATCGGCGAGGTTTTCCGCGCGCGTCTGCACGATGGCCGGGACGTGGCTGTGAAGGTGAAGTATCCCGGCATTGAAAAAATCGTGCGCACGGATATGTTTCTCATGAAGCTCCTGACCCCGTTCTATCGAAATTATTTGGATGGTGATGAACTCGCCCGCGTCCTGAAGGAAGTCGAGCAACGCTTCTATCGAGAATGCGATTACGTGCGTGAAGCGCGGCAGCAGATGGAAATACGCCAGCTCTTTGCCCATGAACCGGGCTTCATCATCCCGGCGGTGATCCCTGAGTACAGCACGGAGAATGTGCTGATGACGGAATACGTCGACGGCCCACGGATGGATCAGTTCATCCGCGAAGCGAGCCAGGAAGAGCGCAACGCAATGGCTGCGCGTTTTTTCAAATTCTCCGTCCTTGGCCCGATGAAATACGGCGTGATGCACATAGATCCGCATCTTGGAAATTTCCTCGTGCAGGGCGATAAGCTCGTGATCCTGGACTTCGGTGCTGTCTATCATCTGCCGCAGAATCTTCTCGAAGGCTATCGGCGCTTTGAACACTTCAGGGCCGGTGGCAACATTCCGAGCCTCTATGAACAGATGGTTGAGCTGCGGCACATCGATCCGAAAGCCGTGAGCCTGGAGCGCTTCAAGGAACGCATCGGCCCCATACTGATCAATCCCGTAGCCGATGATAGCGTGCGACCCTATGTGATGCCGGGGCAGATGACGCTTCAAACCTATCTTCAGGAATATGGCAAGGAAAAGGTCCTGGCTGTGGACGACACAACATTCTTTCCGGTGATCGTCTGGAGTTATTTGCCCGACATCTTCACCTGCTTCGGTGCGGAACTGAACTGGCATCAGGAAATGAAAACCATTCTCGGGGAAATTTGA